agaaagccatccatgccctaataagttcaaggtcagactattgcaatgctctttatgttggcgtctcccagtcttctctcagtcgccttcagctggtgcagaacgcagctgcccgtcttttaaccaacaccaacagacgtgtgcacatcactcctgttcttaactccctccatcggcttcctgtcctttatagaactgattttaaacttttaatgtttgtttttaaagctcttaacggcctcgtcccatcgtatttatctgagcttttaacagtcctggtagagctctgaggtcaacggatcagtttctgctggaagtgcccaggtcagaatacaaaccctggggtgaagccttttcccaaagctgcccccaggctctggaataagccccccgtccagctgcgtcttatttctgacctgggctaaaaacctacttatttaggatggctttaataccgagtagcatgatgacacttttatcttattttatcttaatcggTTTTGTTATATTTCATGCTTTcattgttcttttattgtttttattagttAAGTATAGATATATTTGttataaagtattaaaaaaaggCACCTGAATTGAGGACATTATCGCCTACACTGCCTCACCTTCAAATTGCATCTGGCGTATTAGTATTTAGTATTAATTTTTAGTATTTAGTAGTTTAGTATATAGTTTATTATTTagtatatttattatattagtatattatatatattatatttttatattatttatttttatttttcatattataGTATtatatatattgatatattattatattagtaTATTTAGTATAtagttttagttatttatttatttttaatagttttacttattcttctctttatttattacctgctgtaaagcactttggtacatcgtaatgctgcgtgtacaccaagcgcgacctacgctacctggtagcggaggtagctggagaagcttcgcttgagaatttgctttggtagctcgtgacgtcacatttagaatgttcaattcttaaaggccccgcggctgtgcagcacccccgcagaaaaaaacatgaggaaagagagggcagggacacgaataaacgtgttgttatttacaatttgttatacaagatatacatcacgttacaaattatgtaaaactacattaggtacacctgagaagagcaggaatagcagaggcagctgtgaaaataaactaaattcgaaataaaatccgaaataaatccgaaataaaacttaattgcagtgagaaaggaatgcgtggggttactacactattgtattgaagcactcgacacggcaattgcaacagtctcaggattaaacgactattgtttggataggaaccaaagtttacacgtctgtttccgcgaaccccgcggattgtcggacccctacaatctggggattgtcattggttttcgccgaaacgcgtcatagctcattaccataatgttagcttgagtttaatcgcttgaatccgctctggtcgctcaggcagctcaccctccatagagaaataatgatttacggcgctcaggtagcgtaggtcgctcttggtgtacacgcagcataaggattgtctgtaaaaggctgtttaaataaaatacatttacattagaGGAGTGTGGTGGTGTATTTTTCAGCACTCTGTAACCGCTTAATATGCCGAAAGATGAGATCAGGAAATTAAAGGAAAAGTACACACGTTTTAGGTGGGATTCAGACAACCTTTGATTTCTAATTTTGACCGAGGACACTGGAGGTATGTTTGTTCCTGTCCCATAATTTTTGGAGCCACAGAAGACCCATCAACCTATAATACATACGATGAAGCTTGGTTAAAAAGagcatgtgtttatttattgtttttccaCGATAAAGTCCTGAGTTTTCTGGGAGAGGAGTGTCAAATGTCCTGATTTCTgtcattaattaaattaaataaaaagtcaaagtcaaatttatttgtagcacatttcatgtacaaaacaattcaaatatttacataaaataaaagcattgcagcaggagtgtaagaagcattaaaaatacataaaataatataaagaacataataaaaacaaattacaGCATTAAAGGTTATTTCAACATTTTCATGCGACTTTAGACTGTTGCCTCTTTCATTTAAAGAGCTGATGGTGCAACAACGTCCCGGTTGTATTTATCATCCGTTAACCTGCACAGAGAGTATATTTAGATTGTTCATGCAGAACAATGTAGTGACATGTTTAACTTTTCATTCGTTGGAATAAATATCCCCCACGGGTCTGTTTgtgtaaataaaatgtttaaaaacgtCAGGTTTGATTTATAAGTTGTGTTATTTACCttcttatttagttttttttaaaaatctacaAAGGTGTAGATCTCCCTCTGCCCATAAACAGGTCACCATGAATGTCAGCATTTCCAACGTCACCCTGGTGGAAAACGGGATGGGCGTCATGCCTTTCATCTATGGCCCGCCCTCTCTGTCCCACGCATACGCCGATAAGTCGGTTCAAGTTCAGGTAACAGGATTCATTTTGACTCTGATTCTTGTAgctcagggatgtccaaagtcggtcctgcagggtcgctgtcctgcaggttttcaagaatcaagaatctttgTCACTCtgcaggcataatgaaatttagttcagATATAAGGCACACAGTATAAGGATATCTCAATAATACGAGAGAGAATAAAAATAGTCaaatttaaagtaaaaagttcCAGTGCAATCcgattttagatgtttccctgcttcagatcagtgcatcatcagcataaagGGAGCTCATTTTAAggtgctgaagcagggaaacacctaaaacctgcaggacggcggccctccaggaccggATGTGGTATCCCCGTTGTAGCTCCTCAGTTTGGCCTCTTTTCCGGGTTTACATTTTcctcgtttttttcccccagaattCCTGGATTGTTGGCAGCAACCCGAGCTTCAACTGTTCAGACACTTTGAGCTCCAGTGACTTTAATCTGGACACCAGCTCCAGTCATCGAGCCCCCAGACCTCCAACAGGTGGAGTGGAGACGTGTTTATGTTGCATTAAATTAGTTTTTATTGTGTAATTCAGTGATAATCCctctttttttcacaagagccacattggcagagcaaaatcaagggaagagccaatTTTACCACGACAAAAttcccttttgcaaatatgcatttctacatataaaacatcccacaaaaagaaacaacacagccaatacattttcaattcagaccacatttaccataatactgggatgagcggaagctggcgtgcatgtccttgactttcttcatgttgtatttgtagtttgttgttgtaatcatagtgagacatccaagatgagcatggtttttgtgctggtttttgtccttttttaattaaaaaccgatccattgtgcctgcatctcgcgttggctaaaggagctaggtgcttgccaggtttaacagaaccccctttaggaaacaccattaagccttaattaatacttaatgaaaatacttaatactacaaaaacgaaaacttaatgaaaatacttaatactgtgcagtattctctgtgtgtttgaaaaaaattattgttaaTGTTACCAtattataagctactatgcgagtgtgagccaccaattaaagcttgaggagccgcgcaatgagtgtCTCTGGTATAATTTAACCATTTAATTCCTCCCTGCTTGTGGAAAAGAGTTTGAATTCTTTAAACGAATAAACGCTCCTCTCCTCAGGAGGCAGATCCGGCATCTGCTGGCCGAACTTTCAGTCTGGACACAACACCGCTCCAGCGAAGCCGCATCGTCTGAACATGAACTACAACGCCATCAAAGGCCTGATGAGAGTCACAGGTGGGTTCAGGATCCaaaggttctttttttttttttttttaaatgccgtTTGTGCCGTTTTGCATCACGTTCCTCTTCCTCCCTTTTTTAGACACGACTTTCGGCAATTTCCGCGACGTGTGCTCCGGTGAGATGAACTTCATGTTCCTCACCAACCCGCTGAACGAGGACCTGCAGCACCCCGTGCACGTCTCAGGCATGGAGGCGGTCGGCAGCACGGAGGACGCCAAAGTCTTTGTTCACAGGGCTAACGTGGCGTCAGTTACACGTCTACCTGAACCCCCTAAACCTGAAGGGATACACTGAaccttttctgctgttttttgttttttaaacatgtACATGGAAGAGGACGtatgttaaaggagaactccggggcatttgaagcgcgtttccattgctagaggttgtcaaatagtgatagtaggacacagagaggtgcaaatctgcgctccctgtgtggagatcgcgctgttcacacagcgtgtcatgcgaggctaatacgtggtggctaaggggcaactgctaacccttccacgtaaaacagcaacttgcacactgcagaaacgtcacaccactttataaaccatccgacaataaagtcacaagccttaccatcaaaaccatatgcatggttctcacattactggcatggggacgttacaaaacaactttataaacagcatgtaactcaccggctggttgtaggctcgcgcatgtgaaagcccaaaagagtcgatggacgataatcccatatacaaaacaattattttctctagaaaaactacgttcaagtatttaaaacattagaacaatacatgcccagtaatattgctgtaatgttttaaatacttgaacgcggtttttctagagaaaataattgttttgtatatgggattatcgtccatcgactcttttgggctttcacatgcgcgagcctacaaccagccggtgagtgacatgctgtttataaagttgttttgtaacgtccccatgccagtaatgtgagaaccatgcatatggttttgatggtaaggcttgtgactttattgtcggatggtttataaagtggtgtgacgtttctgcagtgtgcaagttgttgttttttacgtggaagggttagcagttgccccttagccaccacgtattagcctcgcatgacacgctgtgcgaacagagcgatctccacacagggagcgcagatttgcactcTGTGTCCtcctatcagtatttgacaacctctagcaatggaaacgcgcttcaaatgccccggagttcccctttaacggaggacgatgagggataaatatatgaatagaatagggttatttgttatattgtaatctaattagtatatggtatatatggcatatatttatttatggggatagttatacatataatatatataataccCAGTAgaatgatgacacttttatcttattttatcttattcgacttttttttttaaactttgtttttattaagtttttcaATTTACAATATAAgtagaaacaagaaaaaaaagaacaagaagaaaaaacaaaggagaAGGTGCACAGACAGAAAAATGTACGCATATATATCAATTACGCAGGGAAAGATACAACAATATATATAAGAGGTAGGTACAGGGTTTAGAGAtacttcaataattttgttctatttaTTCTTCATTAGTCTACTCTTCATACCAAGACAGAAGAAAACCATTCTCACATACAGCAAACCTGAGAGAGCACGTCAAATAGGGCAGTAGGGGGCCCCGCACCCAAGCaaagaataaaattaaagaaaaaaagaaagaaaaaacagagcacaagttATGACAGTGTCACTTATTCAGGAT
This genomic interval from Odontesthes bonariensis isolate fOdoBon6 chromosome 7, fOdoBon6.hap1, whole genome shotgun sequence contains the following:
- the LOC142384872 gene encoding fibrocystin-L-like — protein: MSRFSNDNEAWAHNEAHGGLYGVYLNKDGLPGCSFIQNFFIWKSFNFIYFQVTMNVSISNVTLVENGMGVMPFIYGPPSLSHAYADKSVQVQNSWIVGSNPSFNCSDTLSSSDFNLDTSSSHRAPRPPTGGRSGICWPNFQSGHNTAPAKPHRLNMNYNAIKGLMRVTDTTFGNFRDVCSGEMNFMFLTNPLNEDLQHPVHVSGMEAVGSTEDAKVFVHRANVASVTRLPEPPKPEGIH